In Helicobacter pylori, a single genomic region encodes these proteins:
- a CDS encoding metallophosphoesterase, protein MLISIAFLLVLCLLNYSSFRILKSFLTLKKISQYAYLGFFILLSAGEAAFAFYRNAMPSHLFVLTSACSFVSFIIFILSLSFYGFSYSIEKIDFLHSRRKSLKNFLKLGFYLALLGYFWRGFYEGLARPKIKETPIYLDKLDKELKIILLTDMHVGSLLQKDFVDYIVEEVNQKEVDMVLIGGDLVDESIEKVKSFLLPLNNLKSTHGTFYVPGNHEYYHGIEPILSFLETLNLTILGNECVHLGGINLCGVYDYFARKHQNFAPDIDKALKKRNESKPTILLAHQPKQIRSLKESHSVDLVLSGHTHAGQIFPFSLLVKLAQTYLHGLYKHSPTTQIYVSSGAGYWGIPLRFLAPSEIAYLRLLPKNQA, encoded by the coding sequence ATGCTGATCTCTATAGCGTTTTTATTGGTTTTATGTCTTTTGAATTATAGTTCTTTTAGGATATTAAAATCGTTTTTAACCTTAAAAAAAATCTCTCAATACGCTTATTTGGGGTTTTTTATCCTTTTGAGCGCGGGTGAGGCGGCTTTTGCTTTTTATAGAAATGCTATGCCTAGCCATTTGTTTGTTTTGACTTCGGCGTGTTCGTTTGTATCTTTTATTATTTTTATCCTTTCTTTAAGTTTTTACGGGTTTTCTTACTCCATAGAAAAAATAGATTTTTTGCACTCAAGGCGTAAAAGTTTAAAAAACTTTTTAAAATTGGGGTTTTATCTGGCGTTATTAGGGTATTTTTGGCGTGGCTTTTATGAAGGGTTGGCCCGCCCTAAAATCAAAGAAACCCCTATTTATTTGGATAAGCTGGATAAAGAATTAAAGATTATTTTACTCACAGACATGCATGTGGGGAGTTTGTTGCAAAAAGATTTTGTTGATTACATTGTAGAAGAAGTCAATCAAAAAGAAGTGGATATGGTGCTGATTGGGGGGGATTTAGTGGATGAAAGCATTGAAAAAGTCAAATCTTTTTTACTGCCCTTAAACAACCTTAAAAGCACGCATGGCACTTTTTATGTGCCAGGAAATCATGAGTATTATCATGGCATAGAGCCGATTTTATCGTTTCTTGAAACTTTAAATTTGACGATTTTGGGGAATGAGTGCGTGCATTTAGGGGGGATCAATTTGTGCGGTGTGTATGATTATTTCGCAAGGAAGCATCAAAATTTTGCCCCTGATATTGACAAAGCTTTAAAAAAACGCAATGAGAGTAAGCCTACGATCCTTTTAGCCCACCAGCCCAAACAAATTAGAAGCCTCAAAGAAAGCCACTCTGTAGATTTAGTGCTTTCAGGGCATACCCATGCAGGGCAAATCTTTCCTTTTAGCCTTTTAGTCAAGTTAGCGCAAACCTATTTACATGGTTTATACAAGCACAGCCCCACCACTCAAATTTATGTGAGCAGTGGGGCAGGGTATTGGGGGATTCCTTTAAGGTTTTTAGCCCCTAGCGAGATCGCATACCTTAGGCTTTTACCTAAAAATCAAGCTTAG
- the acs gene encoding acetate--CoA ligase, translated as MQLDEDLEFVTKVFNPNRAFAKQARIKNMCEYKDLVHEANEDYEHFWGELAKQKLTWFKPFDKVLNSDNAPFFKWFENGKINVSYNCIDRHLKDKKNKVAIIFEGEMGDYNVITYRKLHSEVNKTANLLKNEFNVKKGDRVIIYMPMIVESVYMMLACARIGAIHSIVFAGFSPEALRDRINDAQAKLVITADGTFRKGKPYMLKPALDKALENNACPSVEKALIVIRNAREIDYVRGRDFVYNEMVHYQSDKCEPEMMDSEDPLFLLYTSGSTGKPKGIQHSSAGYLLWAQMTMEWVFDIRDNDNFWCTADIGWITGHTYVVYGPLACGATTLILEGTMSYPDYGRWWRMIEEYRVDKFYTSPTAIRMLHAKGENEPLKYNLESLKVLGTVGEPINPTAWKWFYEKIGNSKCSIVDTWWQTETGGHIISPLPGATPIRASCATLPLPGIHAEVLNEDGTKTKPGEQGFLCITKPWPSMVRNIWGDEKRYIDSYFSQIKLNGEYVYLSGDGAIVDENGYITIIGRTDDIVNVSGHRIGTAEVESAISKHEMVAECAVVGIPDTIKGEGLFAFVVLCDGAKCNLGESLELLKEMNHILSVEIGKIAKLDNVMYVPGLPKTRSGKIMRRLLKSIAKKEPITQDLSTLEDVNVVKEIMSIVQMEE; from the coding sequence ATGCAATTAGACGAAGATTTAGAATTCGTTACAAAAGTCTTTAACCCTAACAGAGCGTTTGCCAAGCAAGCTAGGATTAAAAACATGTGCGAATATAAGGATTTAGTGCATGAAGCCAATGAAGATTATGAACATTTTTGGGGCGAGTTAGCCAAGCAAAAACTCACATGGTTTAAACCTTTTGATAAGGTTTTAAACAGCGATAACGCCCCTTTTTTCAAATGGTTTGAAAACGGCAAAATCAATGTTTCTTACAATTGCATAGACAGGCATTTAAAAGACAAAAAAAATAAAGTGGCGATCATTTTTGAAGGGGAAATGGGGGATTATAATGTCATCACTTACAGAAAACTCCACTCTGAAGTCAATAAAACAGCCAACCTTTTAAAAAACGAATTCAATGTCAAAAAAGGCGACAGGGTCATTATCTATATGCCTATGATTGTAGAAAGCGTTTATATGATGCTCGCATGCGCTAGGATTGGAGCGATCCATAGCATCGTTTTTGCTGGGTTTAGCCCTGAAGCCTTAAGGGATAGGATCAACGACGCTCAAGCCAAATTAGTTATCACAGCGGACGGGACTTTTAGAAAAGGCAAACCTTACATGCTCAAACCAGCCCTTGACAAGGCTCTAGAAAATAACGCCTGCCCTAGCGTGGAAAAAGCGCTCATTGTGATACGAAACGCCAGAGAGATTGACTATGTGAGAGGGCGCGATTTTGTCTATAATGAAATGGTCCATTACCAATCCGATAAATGCGAACCTGAAATGATGGACTCTGAAGATCCTTTATTCTTGCTCTATACAAGCGGATCAACCGGAAAGCCTAAAGGCATTCAACACAGCAGTGCAGGGTATTTGCTATGGGCACAAATGACGATGGAGTGGGTTTTTGATATTAGAGATAACGATAATTTTTGGTGCACCGCTGATATTGGCTGGATCACAGGGCACACTTATGTGGTTTATGGGCCTTTAGCTTGCGGGGCGACGACTTTGATACTAGAAGGCACGATGTCTTATCCGGATTATGGGAGATGGTGGAGGATGATAGAAGAATACCGCGTGGATAAATTCTACACTTCCCCCACCGCTATAAGAATGCTGCATGCTAAAGGCGAAAACGAACCCTTAAAGTATAATTTAGAATCGCTCAAAGTTTTAGGAACGGTGGGAGAGCCCATTAACCCTACGGCATGGAAATGGTTTTATGAAAAAATCGGCAATTCAAAATGCAGTATCGTGGATACTTGGTGGCAGACAGAAACAGGCGGGCATATTATCAGCCCTTTACCGGGAGCTACGCCTATAAGGGCCAGTTGTGCAACTTTACCTTTGCCTGGCATCCATGCAGAAGTTTTAAACGAAGATGGCACTAAAACAAAGCCCGGAGAGCAAGGGTTTTTATGCATCACTAAGCCATGGCCTTCTATGGTAAGAAACATTTGGGGCGATGAAAAACGATACATTGATAGCTATTTTTCTCAGATCAAGTTGAATGGGGAATATGTCTACCTCTCTGGAGATGGCGCTATCGTGGATGAAAACGGATACATCACTATTATTGGGCGCACAGATGATATTGTGAATGTGAGCGGGCATAGGATTGGCACGGCTGAAGTGGAGAGCGCTATTTCTAAACATGAAATGGTGGCTGAATGCGCGGTAGTGGGTATCCCTGATACGATTAAAGGAGAGGGCTTGTTTGCGTTTGTGGTGCTGTGCGATGGGGCTAAATGCAATCTTGGCGAGAGTTTAGAATTGTTAAAAGAAATGAATCATATCTTATCCGTTGAGATTGGAAAGATCGCGAAATTAGACAATGTCATGTATGTGCCGGGTTTACCTAAAACCAGGAGCGGGAAAATCATGAGAAGGCTTTTGAAATCTATCGCCAAAAAGGAGCCCATCACTCAAGATTTAAGCACGCTAGAAGATGTGAATGTGGTTAAAGAAATAATGAGTATCGTTCAAATGGAGGAGTAA
- a CDS encoding ribosome maturation factor RimP, with amino-acid sequence MTKKIEEKIEGVIESLGYLLYDVSLVKENEQHVLRVSLKNPNGAVSLDICQQVSEVISPLLDVCDFIQDAYILEVSSMGLERVLKTPKHFKLSLGEKVGVKLTNKESFQAVLKDANDLSADFELEDHAIKSVEYKDLKKVKTLFEW; translated from the coding sequence ATGACTAAAAAAATAGAAGAGAAAATAGAGGGCGTGATTGAAAGCTTGGGATACTTGCTTTATGATGTGAGTTTGGTTAAAGAAAACGAGCAGCATGTTTTAAGGGTGAGCCTTAAAAACCCTAATGGGGCGGTTAGCTTGGACATTTGCCAACAAGTGAGCGAGGTGATTTCGCCCTTATTAGATGTGTGCGATTTTATCCAAGACGCTTATATTTTGGAAGTGAGCTCTATGGGGTTAGAAAGAGTGCTTAAAACCCCCAAACACTTCAAGCTTTCTTTAGGCGAAAAAGTGGGAGTCAAACTCACAAATAAAGAAAGCTTTCAAGCCGTCCTTAAAGACGCTAACGATTTGAGCGCGGATTTTGAATTAGAGGATCACGCTATCAAAAGCGTGGAGTATAAAGATTTAAAGAAAGTTAAAACGCTTTTTGAGTGGTGA
- the rbfA gene encoding 30S ribosome-binding factor RbfA — MNAHKERLESNLLELLQEALASLNDGELNSLSVTKVECSKGKHHAYVFVLSSDHKILSKLKKAEGLIRQFVLQASGWFKCPKLSFVSDNSLEKQLRLDAIFNEIAKGKDND; from the coding sequence ATGAACGCTCATAAAGAACGCTTAGAATCCAATCTTTTAGAATTACTGCAAGAGGCTTTAGCGAGTTTGAATGATGGCGAGTTGAATTCTTTAAGCGTTACTAAAGTGGAATGCTCTAAAGGGAAGCACCACGCTTATGTGTTTGTGCTTTCATCAGATCATAAAATCCTTTCTAAATTGAAAAAAGCTGAGGGTTTGATTAGGCAATTTGTTTTGCAGGCGAGCGGGTGGTTTAAATGCCCAAAACTCAGTTTTGTTTCAGACAACAGCTTAGAAAAGCAACTCCGCCTAGACGCCATATTCAATGAAATCGCTAAAGGGAAAGATAATGACTAA